The following are from one region of the Oncorhynchus masou masou isolate Uvic2021 chromosome 24, UVic_Omas_1.1, whole genome shotgun sequence genome:
- the LOC135512029 gene encoding C-Jun-amino-terminal kinase-interacting protein 4-like isoform X2: MSPGRILLFVFGFVGGAVVINSAVLVSLSVLLLVHYSVSTGLPALPRPNRKERPISMGLFQLPGSDLTPDPQRETVETPSEPWRYNDLSHPHSNTSLKLGTPDSPSRWQRLSANQQAKQNQDEMSNANRGGSKSNPPMSPKGGSKSGTPMSSQGAGSKMSSQQGGSKSATLMSSQEESKFSTPISSQGVDSKSVTPMSTQSGGSKSVSPMSSQVGGSMSATPMSTSASDVAMVSVGTPHQEELEELSEGLNRNLDRSDRKPENISSKNTTVQEGQDSELRRGGSGPLTDAADDNTESSEVQAIIESTPELDMDLSGYKDASTPSKGVGIENMAFDRNTESLFAELSSAGPDMEVDIADMDEGADLLGMGREVEHLIHENTQLLETKNALNVVKNDLIARVDELSCEKEVLQGELDAVTQAKTRLEEKNKELEEELRRVRVAEEDKVKTKSEEDADVPTAQRKRFTRVEMARVLMERNQYKERLMELQEAVRWTEMIRASRENPAAADKKKSSIWQLSFSRLFSSSGGAAKKPAEAAPVNVKYNAPSSQVQPSVKKRSAALQQLPSDKSKAFDFLNEESEAGNMVSRREQKRAQYRQVKAHVEKEEDGRVQAYGWSLPQKIKVANGGQTSENKMKNLPVPVYLRPLDEKDATMKLWCAVGVNLSGGKTRDGGSIVGASVFYSDLTSPGPESHCRKTGSQSSLDKLDQDLKEQEKELHHQEELSSLVWICTSTQATTKVIVIDANQPGNVLENFLVCNSHVLCMASVPGARETDYPAGEEVPHNPEAGSGAEGGTLEASTTSSGSGGEAGVLAGINVVGCSTEGAVATPQTASPENETDTDSKAAEEATEATEASAGPAGQEHDLSQRGVYTEHVFTDPLGVQSTSPGKSPANYTQRESDLVKDGVSSNPNPEEQDLMREEAQKMSSVLPTMWLGAQNGCVYVHSSVAQWRKCLHSIKLKDSVLGIVHVKGRVLVSLADGTLAIFHRGVDGQWDLTNYHLLDLGRPHHSIRCMTVVHDKVWCGFRNKIYVVQPKAMKIEKSFDAHPRKESQVRQLAWDGDGIWVSIRLDSTLRLFHAHTHQHLQDVDIEPYVSKMLGTGKLGFSFVRITALMVSCNRLWVGTGNGVIISIPLTDTNKVTAGPGKPGGTIRVYGDENSDKVTAGTSVPFCSMAHAQLCFHGHRDAVKFFTAVPGQVIPSGAGGAAEVGSDKLVEEHPQQQQERSVLVMSGGEGYIDFRMGDEAGETEEPLDEHTLKLQPFLAKAERSHLIVWQVMGSQA; encoded by the exons ATGAGCCCGGGGCGTATACTGTTGTTTGTCTTTGGCTTTGTGGGGGGTGCTGTGGTCATTAACTCTGCCGtgctggtctctctgtctgtcctgctgCTGGTGCACTACTCTGTCTCTACTGGCCTCCCTGCCCTGCCACGACCGAACAG GAAGGAACGTCCCATCTCCATGGGGTTATTCCAGTTACCAGGAAGTGATTTGACCCCTGACCCACAGAGGGAAACCGTGGAAACGCCGTCTGAACCCTGGAGATATAACGACCTGAGCCACCCTCACTCCAACACCAGCCTTAAG TTGGGGACGCCAGACTCCCCAAGCAGATGGCAGAGGCTTTCGGCCAATCAGCAGGCTAAACAGAACCAG GATGAGATGTCAAATGCTAACCGTGGAGGCTCCAAGTCCAACCCACCTATGTCTCCTAAAGGGGGCTCCAAGTCGGGGACCCCCATGTCCAGCCAAGGAGCAGGCTCCAAAATGTCCTCGCAGCAAGGTGGCTCTAAATCGGCCACCCTGATGTCTTCTCAAGAAGAGTCCAAATTCAGTACCCCTATTTCATCTCAAGGGGTGGACTCAAAGTCGGTTACCCCAATGTCCACGCAAAGCGGCGGCTCCAAATCTGTCTCCCCAATGTCCAGTCAAGTGGGCGGGTCTATGTCGGCCACTCCCATGTCTACTTCTGCGTCTGATGTTGCCATGGTATCTGTGGGCACACCCCACCAGGAAGAGTTAGAGGAACTGAGCGAGGGTCTGAACAGGAACCTGGACAGAAGCGACAGGAAGCCAGAGAACATCAGCAGTAAGAACACCACAGTACAGGAGGGACAGGACTCCGAGCTGAGAAGAGGAGGGTCAGGACCTCTCACAG ACGCAGCAGATGATAACACTGAGTCATCAGAGGTGCAGGCCATCATAGAGTCCACTCCAGAACTGGACATGGACCTCAGTGGCTACAAAGACGCCAG taCTCCTTCTAAAGGAGTAGGTATAGAAAACATGGCGTTCGACAGGAACACAGAGTCTTTGTTTGCGGAGCTGTCCTCGGCAGGACCCGACATGGAAGTAGACATAGCAGACATGGACGAGGGGGCCGACCTGCTCG GTATGGGTCGTGAAGTGGAGCACCTCATCCATGAGAACACTCAGCTGCTGGAGACCAA AAATGCGTTGAATGTGGTGAAGAATGACCTGATAGCGCGTGTAGATGAGCTGTCGTGTGAGAAGGAGGTGTTGCAGGGAGAGCTGGATGCTGTGACTCAGGCCAAGACCAGACTGGAGGAGAAGAACAAGGAGCTAGAGGAGGAACTCAGGAG GGTTCGGGTGGCAGAGGAAGACAAAGTGAAGACCAAGAGTGAGGAAGAT GCGGATGTTCCCACTGCTCAGAGGAAGAGGTTCACCAGGGTAGAGATGGCCAGAGTCCTCATGGAGAGGAACCAGTACAAGGAGAGACTGATGGAGCTACAGGAAGCTGTACGATGGACAGAGATGATACg AGCATCGAGAGAGAACCCTGCCGCCGCagacaagaagaaatccagcatCTGGCAGTTG agtTTCAGCCGGTTGTTCAGTTCAAGTGGTGGAGCAGCTAAGAAGCCGGCGGAGGCGGCTCCAGTCAATGTGAAGTACAACGCCCCCTCGTCCCAGGTCCAGCCCTCCGTGAAAAAGAGGAGCGCAGCGCTGCAACAGCTACCCAGTGACAAGAGCAAGGCCTTCGACTTCCTCAATGAGGA GTCTGAGGCAGGCAACATGGTGTCTCGTAGGGAGCAGAAGAGAGCCCAGTACAGACAGGTGAAAGCCCACGTTGAGAAGGAAGAGGACGGCCGGGTACAGGCCTATGGGTGGAGCCTGCCACAGAAAATCAAG GTGGCCAACGGTGGTCAGACGTCCGAGAACAAGATGAAGAATCTACCTGTACCGGTCTACCTCCGACCACTGGATGAGAAAGATGCTACCATGAAG CTTTGGTGTGCTGTAGGTGTGAACCTGTCAGGGGGTAAGACTCGTGACGGGGGGTCAATAGTAGGAGCCAGTGTGTTCTACAGTGACCTGACCAGCCCTGGTCCTGAGAGCCATTGCAGGAAGACAGGATCACAGAGCAGTCTGGACAAACTGGACCAGGACCTGAAG gagcaggagaaggagctGCATCACCAGGAGGAGCTGTCCTCTCTGGTCTGGATCTGTACCAGTACTCAGGCCACCACGAAGGTCATCGTCATCGACGCCAACCAGCCTGGGAACGTCCTGGAGAACTTCTTAGTCTGCAACTCCCACGTCCTCTGCATGGCCAGCGTGCcag GTGCCAGAGAGACTGACTACCCGGCAGGGGAGGAGGTACCCCATAACCCGGAGGCGGGGTCAGGTGCTGAGGGCGGGACTCTCGAAGCCAGCACAACCAGTAGTGGCTCAGGGGGCGAAGCTGGAGTGCTGGCAGGGATCAATGTGGTTGGCTGCTCTACTGAGGGGGCGGTGGCTACCCCCCAGACAGCAAGCCCAGAGAATGAGACCGACACAG ACTCCAAGGCTGCAGAGGAGGCTACTGAAGCTACAGAGGCCAGTGCAGGTCCCGCAGGTCAGGAGCATGACTTAAGTCAGAGGGGAGTCTACACTGAACATGTCTTCACTGACCCTCTGGGTGTTCAGAGTACTAGCCCTGGGAAGTCGCCAGCCAACTACACACAGAG GGAGTCTGATCTGGTAAAGGATGGTGTGagctccaaccctaacccagaggaACAGGACCTGATGAGAGAAGAAGCCCAGAAGATGAGCAGTGTTTTACCCACCATGTGGCTGGGGGCACAGAACGGATG tgtGTACGTGCACTCGTCAGTGGCCCAGTGGAGGAAGTGTCTCCACTCTATAAAGCTGAAGGACTCTGTCCTGGGCATCGTCCATGTGAAGGGGAGAGTGTTGGTGTCTCTGGCTGATGGAACACTGGCTATCTTCCACAGAGGAGTGG ATGGTCAGTGGGATCTGACCAACTACCACCTGTTAGACCTGGGCAGACCCCACCACTCTATCCGCTGTATGACCGTGGTTCACGACAAGGTCTGGTGTGGCTTCAGGAACAAGATCTATGTTGTCCAGCCCAAAGCCATGAAGATAGAG aAGTCATTTGATGCCCACCCCCGTAAGGAGAGCCAGGTGAGACAGCTGGCGTGGGATGGAGATGGTATCTGGGTGTCGATCCgactggactctactctgagactgttccacgcccacacacaccaacacctgcAGGATGTCGACATAGAACCCTACGTCAGCAAGATGCTGG GTACGGGGAAGCTGGGCTTCTCGTTTGTCAGGATCACAGCTCTCATGGTATCCTGTAACCGTCTCTGGGTCGGCACTGGCAATGGAGTCATCATCTCTATACCTCTCACTGACA cCAATAAGGTGACGGCGGGGCCAGGTAAACCTGGTGGAACAATCCGTGTGTATGGTGATGAGAACAGTGACAAGGTGACAGCTGGAACCTCTGTACCCTTCTGTTCCATGGCTCACGCTCAGCTCTGTTTCCATGGTCACCGAGATGCCGTCAAGTTCTTCACGGCTGTCCCAG GTCAGGTGATCCCGTCAGGTGCTGGCGGAGCAGCAGAAGTGGGGAGTGACAAGTTGGTAGAGGAGCACCCTCAACAACAGCAGGAAAGGTCTGTtctagtgatgagtggtggagAGGGATACATTGACTTCAGGATGG gtgATGAGGCTGGGGAAACTGAGGAGCCACTGGATGAGCACACTCTGAAGCTGCAGCCTTTCCTGGCTAAAGCTGAGAGGAGTCACCTGATCGTCTGGCAGGTCATGGGCAGTCAGGCCTGA